A region from the Triticum urartu cultivar G1812 chromosome 1, Tu2.1, whole genome shotgun sequence genome encodes:
- the LOC125542340 gene encoding uncharacterized protein At4g15970-like produces the protein MTSVTNLLCFVLGAAAMAAFVALLLPSAPCPYTIADAGIRKLSTAAVASDDDGLAELLRSASMEDKTVILAFANEAHALPGSLLQMLLDSLRTGVRTEPLLKHLVVVATDPKGLERCRRMHPLCHLLSGANGAAPNGTELMFYDKDYVDMMWARNRFQARVLALGYSFLFTDLDILWFRNPLLRIPVGADITLGCDNHFGTNPYDLDKAANGGFVYARPTAASLAFFRDWYEARTRWPGENDQVVFREMKHELAARHGATVQLVDTTYFHSACEAWKKFNFHEICTFHAACIHGLQDKIDRLNAVLDEWRQFKAQQLLLGANSTALTY, from the exons ATGACCTCGGTGACGAATTTGCTGTGCTTCGTTCTGGGGGCAGCGGCCATGGCAGCCTTTGTCGCGCTGCTGCTACCGTCTGCTCCGTGCCCCTACACCATCGCAGATGCTGGCATCAGGAAGCTCAGCACG GCCGCGGTCGCAAGCGATGACGACGGGCTCGCGGAGCTGCTTCGGAGCGCGTCCATGGAGGACAAGACCGTCATCTTGGCCTTCGCCAACGAGGCGCATGCGCTGCCCGGCTCGCTCCTCCAGATGTTGCTGGACAGCCTCCGCACCGGCGTGAGGACGGAGCCCCTTCTGAAGCACCTGGTGGTGGTGGCCACCGACCCCAAGGGGCTCGAGCGGTGCCGGCGCATGCACCCGCTCTGCCACCTGCTCTCCGGCGCGAACGGCGCCGCCCCCAATGGCACGGAGCTCATGTTCTATGACAAGGACTACGTGGACATGATGTGGGCACGCAACAGGTTCCAGGCGCGGGTGCTCGCGCTCGGCTACTCCTTCCTCTTTACTGACTTGGACATCTTGTGGTTCCGAAACCCGCTGCTGCGCATCCCGGTCGGCGCCGACATCACCCTCGGCTGCGACAACCATTTCGGCACCAACCCGTACGACCTCGACAAGGCCGCCAACGGCGGGTTTGTGTACGCGAGGCCGACCGCGGCGTCCCTGGCGTTCTTCAGGGACTGGTACGAGGCGAGGACGCGGTGGCCCGGGGAGAACGACCAGGTGGTGTTCAGAGAGATGAAGCACGAGCTGGCTGCAAGGCACGGGGCGACCGTGCAGCTCGTGGACACTACCTACTTCCATAGCGCGTGCGAGGCGTGGAAGAAGTTCAACTTCCATGAGATATGCACCTTCCACGCAGCCTGCATCCACGGCCTGCAGGACAAGATCGACAGGCTCAACGCCGTGCTCGACGAGTGGAGGCAGTTTAAGGCGCAGCAGCTGCTGCTCGGCGCCAACAGCACCGCGCTCACCTACTGA